From a single Mycolicibacterium moriokaense genomic region:
- a CDS encoding alanine racemase codes for MDTPINAAAVGALAEEPLDWRFKALPASWWGHTPADVCAASPRLLEEGAVGPMCVLRADALAHNVAAMAQWCRQRGVELAPHGKTHMSPQLLARQLEAGACAVTVATVSQTRIFRAFGVTDVVLANELVDEAALRWLAAELDAHPDFTLVCWADSVRGVELMTSTLAAAGAVRPADVCVEVGMARGRTGCRGADAVDEVARAVVASPRLRLVGVAGYEAALGHDVTAEAVTHVRSYLADIRAAVLRLAPIFETDDVIATAGGSTYFDVVADELTGWPAGLRVRTVLRSGCYLTHDDGLYRRTSPLRDGLRPALSVWAQVVSRPEPDLAIVTMGRRDVSFDQDLPVPQGLPTARVVKLNDQHAYLRLGDERVEVGDWLEFGISHPCTVFDKWPMIPLLDGDGRVVDLIRTFF; via the coding sequence GTGGACACCCCCATCAACGCAGCGGCGGTCGGCGCCCTCGCCGAGGAGCCGCTCGACTGGCGCTTCAAGGCTCTGCCTGCGTCGTGGTGGGGCCATACCCCCGCCGACGTGTGCGCGGCATCACCCCGGCTGCTCGAGGAGGGCGCCGTCGGCCCGATGTGCGTGCTGCGCGCCGACGCGTTGGCGCACAACGTTGCGGCCATGGCGCAGTGGTGCCGGCAGCGTGGCGTCGAGCTTGCGCCACACGGTAAGACGCACATGTCCCCTCAGCTGCTGGCGCGGCAGCTGGAGGCGGGCGCGTGCGCCGTTACCGTCGCCACCGTCAGCCAGACCCGTATCTTCCGTGCGTTCGGCGTGACCGATGTCGTGCTGGCCAACGAGCTGGTCGACGAGGCGGCGCTGCGCTGGCTGGCCGCCGAACTCGACGCGCATCCGGACTTCACCCTGGTGTGCTGGGCCGACTCGGTGCGCGGCGTCGAGCTGATGACCTCGACGCTGGCGGCGGCGGGTGCCGTGCGGCCGGCGGACGTGTGCGTCGAGGTGGGCATGGCACGCGGCCGAACGGGCTGTCGTGGGGCGGACGCCGTCGACGAGGTGGCCCGCGCAGTCGTCGCATCGCCGCGGCTGCGGCTGGTCGGTGTGGCGGGCTACGAGGCGGCGCTGGGTCACGATGTGACCGCCGAGGCGGTAACCCATGTCCGGTCCTATCTGGCCGACATCCGCGCCGCGGTACTGCGGCTGGCGCCGATCTTCGAAACCGACGACGTGATCGCGACGGCGGGCGGCAGCACGTATTTCGATGTGGTCGCCGACGAGCTCACCGGATGGCCTGCGGGGCTGCGCGTGCGGACGGTCCTGCGCAGCGGGTGCTACCTGACGCACGACGACGGCCTCTATCGCCGCACGTCGCCGTTGCGGGACGGCCTGCGGCCGGCGCTGAGCGTGTGGGCGCAGGTCGTGTCACGTCCCGAGCCGGACCTCGCGATCGTGACGATGGGGCGCCGCGACGTGTCCTTCGACCAGGATCTGCCGGTCCCCCAGGGTCTTCCGACGGCACGCGTCGTCAAGCTCAATGATCAGCACGCGTACCTACGGCTTGGCGACGAGCGCGTGGAGGTCGGCGACTGG
- the lysS gene encoding lysine--tRNA ligase, which produces MTAPDPPETDIPEQYRIRQGKRERLLAQGRDPYPVEVPRTHTLLEIRQTYPDLEPEEETGLIVGIAGRVMFARNSGKLCFATLQEGDGTQLQVMISLDRVGQESLDSWKSDVDLGDIVFVHGEVISSRRGELSVLADSWQIVSKALRPLPVAHKEMSEESRVRQRYVDLIVRPEARTIARQRVAVVRAVRSALERRGFLEVETPMLQTLAGGAAARPFVTHSNALDADLYLRIAPELFLKRCLVGGFEKVFELNRVFRNEGADWTHSPEFAMLETYQAYGTYDDSAIVTRELIQEVADEAIGTRQVPLPDGSVYDLDGEWESIQMYSSLSEALGEEITPQTTAEYLWETADRLGLEIPRDRGYGHGKLVEELWEHTVGKKLWAPTFVRDFPVETTPLTRSHRSIEGVTEKWDLYIRRVELATGYSELIDPVIQRERFEAQARAAAAGDDEAMVLDEDFLAALEYAMPPSTGTGMGIDRLLMALTGLSIRETVLFPIVRRHSN; this is translated from the coding sequence GTGACCGCACCTGACCCGCCCGAAACCGATATCCCTGAGCAGTACCGAATCCGCCAGGGCAAGCGGGAGCGTCTGCTGGCGCAGGGGCGGGATCCGTATCCGGTCGAAGTTCCGCGTACGCACACCCTCCTCGAGATTCGCCAGACCTATCCGGACCTGGAGCCGGAGGAAGAAACCGGCCTCATCGTCGGAATTGCGGGCCGCGTGATGTTCGCGCGCAATTCCGGGAAATTGTGTTTCGCGACACTGCAAGAGGGCGACGGCACACAACTGCAGGTGATGATCAGCCTCGACCGGGTCGGTCAGGAATCGCTGGACTCGTGGAAGTCCGACGTCGACCTCGGCGACATTGTTTTCGTTCACGGTGAGGTGATCAGCTCGCGGCGCGGGGAATTGTCGGTGCTCGCTGATTCGTGGCAGATCGTTTCAAAAGCACTGCGTCCGCTTCCCGTCGCTCACAAAGAGATGAGCGAAGAATCCCGCGTACGGCAGCGCTATGTGGATCTGATCGTCCGCCCGGAGGCCAGGACCATCGCGCGTCAGCGGGTCGCCGTGGTGCGCGCCGTGCGTTCGGCGCTGGAGCGGCGCGGGTTCCTCGAGGTCGAGACGCCGATGCTGCAGACACTCGCCGGCGGTGCGGCGGCCAGGCCGTTCGTCACGCATTCCAACGCCCTAGACGCCGATCTCTACCTTCGCATCGCCCCCGAACTTTTCCTGAAACGCTGCCTAGTCGGCGGTTTCGAGAAGGTCTTCGAGTTGAATCGCGTGTTCCGAAACGAAGGCGCGGATTGGACGCATTCTCCGGAATTCGCAATGCTCGAGACTTATCAGGCCTATGGCACGTATGACGATTCCGCCATCGTCACGCGCGAGCTAATTCAGGAGGTCGCCGATGAGGCGATCGGCACCAGGCAGGTGCCATTGCCTGATGGCAGCGTATACGACCTCGACGGTGAATGGGAATCAATTCAAATGTATTCATCGCTGTCGGAAGCGCTCGGTGAGGAGATCACCCCGCAGACCACCGCCGAGTACCTATGGGAGACAGCCGATCGGCTGGGTCTGGAGATCCCGCGGGACCGCGGCTACGGGCACGGGAAACTGGTCGAGGAACTGTGGGAGCACACCGTCGGGAAGAAGCTGTGGGCGCCGACCTTCGTCAGGGACTTTCCGGTCGAAACCACGCCGCTGACGCGGTCACACCGCAGCATCGAAGGCGTAACCGAGAAGTGGGACCTGTACATTCGACGCGTCGAGCTGGCCACCGGCTATTCGGAGCTCATCGATCCCGTCATCCAACGCGAAAGGTTCGAGGCCCAGGCGCGGGCCGCCGCCGCGGGCGATGACGAGGCCATGGTGCTGGACGAGGACTTCCTCGCGGCCCTGGAGTATGCGATGCCGCCCTCGACGGGGACCGGAATGGGTATCGACAGATTGTTGATGGCTTTGACGGGACTCTCGATTCGCGAGACAGTTTTGTTCCCGATTGTTCGCCGGCATAGCAACTGA
- the lsr2 gene encoding histone-like nucleoid-structuring protein Lsr2, with the protein MAKKVTVTLVDDFDGEGAADETVEFGLDGVTYEIDLSSKNAAKLRNDLKQWVEAGRRVGGRRRGRSAGSGRGRAAIDREQSAAIREWARRNGHNVSTRGRIPADVIDAFHAAT; encoded by the coding sequence ATGGCGAAGAAAGTGACCGTCACGTTGGTCGATGATTTCGACGGCGAAGGCGCGGCCGATGAAACCGTTGAATTCGGGCTGGACGGGGTCACCTACGAGATCGACCTTTCTTCGAAAAATGCCGCAAAACTGCGTAACGACCTGAAGCAATGGGTCGAGGCCGGACGCCGGGTCGGTGGACGCCGCCGCGGCCGGTCGGCAGGTTCAGGGCGCGGACGCGCTGCGATCGATCGCGAGCAGAGCGCCGCGATCCGCGAGTGGGCCCGCCGCAACGGCCACAATGTGTCGACCCGCGGGCGCATCCCGGCGGACGTCATCGACGCATTCCACGCGGCGACCTAG
- the clpC1 gene encoding ATP-dependent protease ATP-binding subunit ClpC has translation MFERFTDRARRVVVLAQEEARMLNHNYIGTEHILLGLIHEGEGVAAKSLESLGISLEGVRSQVEEIIGQGQQAPSGHIPFTPRAKKVLELSLREALQLGHNYIGTEHILLGLIREGEGVAAQVLVKLGAELTRVRQQVIQLLSGYQGKETAEAGTGGRGGEAGNPSTSLVLDQFGRNLTAAAMEGKLDPVIGREKEIERVMQVLSRRTKNNPVLIGEPGVGKTAVVEGLAQAIVHGEVPETLKDKQLYTLDLGSLVAGSRYRGDFEERLKKVLKEINTRGDIILFIDELHTLVGAGAAEGAIDAASILKPKLARGELQTIGATTLDEYRKYIEKDAALERRFQPVQVGEPTVEHTIEILKGLRDRYEAHHRVSITDPAIVAAATLADRYINDRFLPDKAIDLIDEAGARMRIRRMTAPPDLREFDEKIAEARREKESAIDAQDFEKAASLRDKEKQLVAQRAEREKQWRSGDLDVVAEVDDEQIAEVLGNWTGIPVFKLTEAETTRLLRMEEELHKRIIGQEDAVKAVSKAIRRTRAGLKDPKRPSGSFIFAGPSGVGKTELSKALAEFLFGDDDALIQIDMGEFHDRFTASRLFGAPPGYVGYEEGGQLTEKVRRKPFSVVLFDEIEKAHQEIYNSLLQVLEDGRLTDGQGRTVDFKNTVLIFTSNLGTSDISKAVGLGFSQGGGENNYERMKQKVNDELKKHFRPEFLNRIDDIIVFHQLTRDEIIQMVDLMIGRVQKQLKGKDMDMVLTDKAKALLAKRGFDPVLGARPLRRTIQREIEDQLSEKILFEEVGPGQLVTVDVDNWDGEGAGEDAVFTFTGTKKPATVEEPDLAQAGAAGATTAE, from the coding sequence ATGTTCGAGAGATTTACCGACCGTGCGCGTCGGGTTGTCGTCCTGGCCCAGGAAGAGGCCCGGATGCTCAACCACAACTACATCGGGACCGAGCACATCCTCTTGGGACTCATCCACGAGGGCGAGGGTGTAGCCGCCAAGTCGCTGGAGTCGCTGGGCATCTCGCTCGAAGGCGTTCGCAGCCAGGTCGAGGAGATCATCGGCCAGGGCCAGCAGGCGCCGTCCGGGCACATCCCCTTCACCCCCCGCGCCAAGAAGGTGCTGGAACTGTCGCTGCGCGAGGCGCTGCAGCTCGGCCACAACTACATCGGCACCGAGCACATTCTGCTCGGCCTGATTCGCGAGGGCGAGGGCGTGGCCGCTCAGGTGCTCGTAAAGCTCGGCGCCGAGCTGACCCGGGTGCGTCAGCAGGTCATCCAGCTGCTGAGCGGATACCAGGGCAAGGAGACCGCGGAAGCCGGCACCGGCGGACGTGGTGGCGAGGCGGGCAACCCGTCCACCTCGCTGGTGCTCGACCAGTTCGGTCGCAATCTGACCGCCGCAGCCATGGAGGGCAAGCTCGATCCGGTCATCGGCCGCGAGAAGGAAATCGAGCGCGTCATGCAGGTGCTGAGCCGGCGCACCAAGAACAACCCGGTGCTGATCGGTGAGCCCGGCGTCGGAAAGACCGCAGTCGTCGAGGGCCTGGCGCAGGCCATCGTGCACGGCGAGGTCCCAGAGACGCTGAAGGACAAGCAGCTCTACACGCTCGACCTGGGTTCCCTGGTGGCGGGCAGCCGCTACCGCGGTGACTTCGAGGAACGCCTGAAGAAGGTGCTCAAGGAGATCAACACGCGCGGCGACATCATCCTGTTCATCGACGAGCTGCACACGCTCGTCGGCGCAGGTGCCGCCGAGGGCGCCATTGACGCCGCCAGCATCCTCAAGCCGAAGCTGGCACGCGGCGAGCTGCAGACCATCGGAGCCACCACGCTCGACGAGTACCGCAAGTACATCGAGAAGGACGCCGCCCTGGAGCGCCGGTTCCAGCCGGTGCAGGTCGGCGAGCCGACGGTCGAGCACACCATCGAGATCCTCAAGGGGCTGCGCGACCGATACGAGGCACACCACCGCGTCTCGATCACCGATCCCGCGATCGTGGCTGCGGCCACGCTGGCCGACCGCTACATCAACGACCGGTTCCTGCCGGACAAGGCGATCGACCTGATCGACGAGGCCGGTGCCCGGATGCGCATCCGCCGGATGACCGCTCCGCCGGACCTTCGCGAGTTCGACGAGAAGATCGCCGAGGCTCGCCGTGAGAAGGAATCCGCGATCGACGCGCAGGATTTCGAGAAGGCCGCCAGCCTCCGTGACAAGGAGAAGCAGCTGGTTGCGCAGCGCGCTGAGCGCGAGAAGCAGTGGCGCTCAGGTGATCTCGATGTCGTCGCCGAGGTCGACGATGAGCAGATCGCCGAGGTGCTCGGTAACTGGACCGGCATCCCCGTGTTCAAGCTCACCGAGGCAGAGACCACGCGGTTGCTGCGCATGGAGGAGGAGCTGCACAAGCGGATCATCGGCCAGGAGGACGCCGTCAAGGCCGTCTCCAAGGCCATCCGGCGTACCCGCGCTGGGCTGAAGGATCCGAAGCGGCCCTCGGGCTCGTTCATCTTCGCCGGCCCGTCCGGTGTCGGTAAGACCGAGCTGTCCAAGGCGCTCGCGGAGTTCCTGTTCGGCGACGACGACGCGCTCATCCAGATCGACATGGGCGAGTTCCACGACCGCTTCACCGCCTCGCGGCTGTTCGGCGCCCCTCCGGGGTACGTCGGCTACGAGGAGGGCGGCCAGCTCACCGAGAAGGTGCGGCGCAAGCCGTTCTCGGTGGTCCTGTTCGACGAGATCGAGAAGGCGCACCAGGAGATCTACAACAGCCTGTTGCAGGTCCTCGAGGACGGCCGTCTCACCGACGGTCAGGGTCGCACCGTCGACTTCAAGAACACCGTGCTGATCTTCACGTCGAACCTGGGCACGTCCGACATTTCCAAGGCGGTCGGCCTCGGCTTCAGCCAGGGTGGCGGCGAGAACAACTACGAGCGGATGAAGCAGAAGGTCAACGACGAGCTGAAGAAGCACTTCCGCCCGGAGTTCCTCAACCGCATCGACGACATCATCGTCTTCCACCAGCTGACTCGCGACGAGATCATCCAGATGGTCGACCTGATGATCGGCCGGGTCCAGAAGCAGCTCAAGGGCAAGGACATGGACATGGTACTGACCGACAAGGCCAAGGCCCTGTTGGCCAAGCGCGGCTTCGATCCCGTGCTCGGTGCGCGGCCTCTGCGGCGCACCATCCAGCGCGAGATCGAGGACCAGCTGTCCGAGAAGATCCTCTTCGAGGAGGTCGGCCCCGGCCAGCTCGTCACCGTCGACGTCGACAACTGGGACGGCGAGGGCGCGGGCGAGGACGCGGTCTTCACCTTCACCGGCACCAAGAAGCCGGCCACGGTGGAGGAGCCGGACCTGGCTCAGGCCGGCGCCGCAGGAGCGACCACCGCCGAGTAA
- a CDS encoding CbtB domain-containing protein translates to MTSPEARKTLTSQARPIDFSATKAAVWLTLTAFFALLVMYFIGMDQGATSVFGSNTVVHEFVHDARHLLGFPCH, encoded by the coding sequence ATGACCTCTCCAGAGGCCCGCAAGACCCTGACATCTCAGGCCCGCCCAATCGACTTCTCCGCCACCAAGGCGGCGGTCTGGCTGACGCTCACCGCGTTCTTCGCCCTGCTGGTCATGTACTTCATCGGGATGGATCAGGGCGCGACGTCGGTGTTCGGCAGCAACACCGTCGTCCATGAGTTCGTGCACGACGCCCGGCACCTGCTCGGCTTCCCCTGTCACTGA
- a CDS encoding CbtA family protein, which produces MEKQIIWRGLLAGALAGVLSFIFSRIFIEPTIEKAIDYEDGIGEAREALSGAAAGHDHGGDGAFEGFTRAVQMNIGMGLGVLLFSVAIGALFAVVFAVAYGRVGDVSARLLSLYVAAGMLVSLFIVPALKYPPSPPALSLDETIQQRTLLYLLMVALSAALFVAAVYLGRRLSDRLGAWNAALVAAGSYIVATAVLMLVLPAIEETPGPLLDDAGTIVYEGFPADVLYDFRLFSLGNQVVIYATIGLAFGAMAAKLLGEKRQERLAA; this is translated from the coding sequence ATGGAAAAGCAGATCATCTGGCGCGGCCTGCTGGCCGGCGCCCTGGCCGGGGTGCTTTCGTTCATCTTCTCCCGGATCTTCATCGAGCCGACGATCGAGAAGGCCATCGATTACGAGGACGGCATCGGCGAGGCACGTGAGGCGCTGTCGGGGGCTGCGGCCGGCCATGACCACGGTGGCGACGGCGCCTTCGAAGGCTTCACTCGCGCCGTGCAAATGAACATCGGGATGGGCCTTGGCGTGCTGCTGTTCAGCGTCGCGATCGGCGCGCTGTTCGCTGTGGTGTTCGCCGTGGCGTACGGGCGGGTCGGCGACGTCTCCGCACGACTGCTGTCGCTGTACGTCGCCGCCGGAATGCTGGTGAGCCTCTTCATCGTTCCCGCGCTGAAGTACCCGCCCAGCCCGCCGGCGCTGAGCCTCGACGAGACGATCCAGCAGCGCACGCTGCTGTATCTGTTGATGGTGGCGTTGTCGGCCGCGCTGTTCGTTGCCGCGGTGTATCTGGGGCGACGGCTGAGCGACAGGCTGGGGGCGTGGAACGCGGCGCTGGTGGCTGCGGGGTCCTACATCGTGGCCACGGCCGTTCTGATGCTGGTACTCCCGGCCATCGAAGAGACGCCGGGACCGCTGCTCGACGACGCGGGCACCATCGTCTACGAGGGCTTCCCCGCCGACGTCCTCTACGACTTCCGGCTCTTCTCACTGGGGAACCAGGTCGTCATCTACGCGACGATCGGTCTGGCCTTCGGCGCCATGGCGGCGAAGCTGCTCGGCGAGAAGCGGCAGGAGCGCCTCGCGGCGTGA
- a CDS encoding histidine phosphatase family protein: MSEVVRLTLVSHAMTDAMAAGRFPTDEPLNSVGHRQVDASIDLGVTERAFCGPEKRTRQTAELLGLHAAVDTRLADLDCGRWRGDVLGGVDSAELAIWLTDPTRAPHGGESVVDLIERVRGWMDSLTARRARLVAVTHPAVIRAAIVIALDAPPKSFWRIDIEPVSRTMMHFRGHAWSLRSKR, translated from the coding sequence GTGAGTGAGGTCGTCCGGCTGACACTCGTATCGCATGCCATGACGGATGCGATGGCAGCAGGACGCTTCCCCACCGACGAGCCGCTGAACTCGGTCGGCCATCGCCAGGTCGACGCCTCGATCGACCTCGGAGTCACCGAGCGCGCCTTCTGCGGACCCGAGAAGCGCACCCGGCAGACCGCGGAACTACTGGGCCTGCACGCGGCCGTCGACACCCGGCTCGCCGACCTCGACTGCGGCCGCTGGCGCGGCGATGTGCTCGGCGGAGTGGACTCCGCCGAGTTGGCGATCTGGCTGACGGACCCGACGCGCGCGCCGCACGGCGGCGAGTCCGTCGTCGATCTGATCGAGCGGGTGCGCGGCTGGATGGATTCGCTGACGGCGCGCCGGGCCCGGCTGGTCGCCGTCACACATCCCGCCGTCATTCGCGCCGCGATCGTGATCGCACTGGATGCACCGCCGAAGTCGTTCTGGCGCATCGACATCGAACCGGTGAGCCGCACGATGATGCACTTCCGTGGCCACGCGTGGTCACTGCGGTCGAAGCGTTAG
- a CDS encoding serine hydrolase: MSWTLQVRRRSAHRVTRLLVAVAAVVALATGCTNSATPVPVADATYGVPIEINTPQGLRAKQTLDMLNSEWPIGTVGVRTLAAPEQVNGVTSAMGNLWLDRPITATGIDYRAGEATLHVVTSYGVAQDIELRTNDEGLVDRFEVTLQKPVINTWRDIDTELAKTGARYSYQVSRVDDGKCSSVAGTNTELSLPLASIFKLYVLLAVADAVKAGTLDWDDQLTITEEVKAVGSARLEELPPGAHVSVRKAAQEMISASDNMATDLLIGRLGPGAVERALVTAGHHDPASMTPFPTMHELFSIGWGKPDLREQWKHATPQVRAQLLEQTKSRPYEPDPVRTNTPASEYGAEWYGSASDICRVHAALQAAAVGEAAPVRDILSAIPGISLDESKWSYIGAKGGNLPGDLTFSWYAVDRTGQPWVVSFQMNWPRFRSQTAAGWLLSVAQRTFDLIPVAS; this comes from the coding sequence TTGTCTTGGACGTTGCAGGTCAGAAGGCGTAGCGCGCACCGCGTGACGCGCCTGCTGGTTGCCGTCGCGGCGGTGGTCGCGCTCGCGACCGGCTGTACCAACAGCGCAACTCCGGTCCCGGTGGCCGACGCCACCTACGGCGTGCCGATCGAGATCAACACCCCACAGGGGCTGCGCGCCAAGCAGACCCTCGACATGCTCAACTCCGAGTGGCCCATCGGCACGGTCGGCGTGCGCACGCTGGCGGCCCCCGAACAGGTCAACGGCGTCACGTCCGCGATGGGCAACCTGTGGCTGGACCGTCCGATCACGGCCACAGGCATCGACTACAGAGCGGGCGAGGCGACACTGCACGTCGTGACGTCCTACGGCGTCGCGCAGGACATCGAACTTCGCACCAACGATGAAGGTCTCGTCGACCGCTTCGAGGTGACGCTGCAGAAGCCGGTGATCAACACCTGGCGCGACATCGACACCGAGCTGGCGAAGACGGGCGCGCGGTATTCCTACCAGGTGTCGAGGGTCGACGACGGTAAGTGCTCGAGTGTCGCGGGTACCAACACCGAGCTTTCGCTACCGCTGGCGTCGATCTTCAAACTCTATGTGCTGCTTGCGGTTGCGGACGCCGTCAAGGCAGGCACCCTCGACTGGGACGACCAGCTCACGATCACCGAGGAGGTGAAGGCCGTCGGATCCGCGCGCCTCGAGGAGCTTCCGCCCGGTGCCCACGTCTCGGTACGCAAGGCGGCGCAGGAGATGATCTCGGCGAGCGACAACATGGCGACCGACCTGCTGATCGGGCGGCTGGGCCCTGGCGCCGTCGAGCGCGCGCTGGTGACCGCGGGCCATCACGACCCGGCGAGCATGACGCCTTTTCCGACCATGCACGAGCTGTTCTCGATCGGCTGGGGCAAGCCGGACCTTCGCGAGCAGTGGAAGCATGCGACTCCGCAGGTGCGGGCGCAGCTGCTGGAGCAGACGAAATCCCGTCCGTACGAACCGGATCCGGTGCGCACCAACACGCCGGCGTCCGAGTACGGCGCCGAGTGGTACGGCAGCGCATCCGACATCTGCCGCGTACACGCGGCACTGCAGGCCGCGGCCGTCGGTGAGGCCGCCCCGGTGCGCGACATCCTTTCCGCGATCCCCGGTATCTCGCTGGACGAGTCGAAGTGGTCCTACATCGGGGCCAAGGGCGGAAATCTGCCGGGGGACTTGACATTCAGCTGGTACGCCGTCGACCGGACGGGCCAACCGTGGGTGGTCAGCTTCCAGATGAACTGGCCGCGCTTTCGCAGTCAGACCGCCGCGGGTTGGCTGCTGTCGGTTGCGCAGCGGACCTTCGATCTGATCCCCGTGGCGTCCTAA
- the mhuD gene encoding mycobilin-forming heme oxygenase MhuD, producing MPVVKINAIEVPPNAGPELEKRFAHRAHAVDNQPGFLGFQLLRPVKGEDRYFVVTQWESEEAFQAWANGPAIEAHKGQSTNPVATGASLLEFEVVLDVAGQKA from the coding sequence ATGCCTGTGGTGAAGATCAACGCAATCGAGGTACCGCCCAACGCCGGTCCCGAGCTGGAGAAACGGTTCGCCCACCGCGCGCACGCCGTTGACAACCAGCCCGGATTCCTGGGTTTTCAACTGCTGCGCCCCGTCAAGGGCGAGGACCGCTACTTCGTGGTGACCCAGTGGGAGTCCGAGGAGGCGTTCCAGGCGTGGGCGAACGGCCCCGCCATCGAGGCGCACAAGGGACAGTCCACGAACCCTGTGGCCACCGGCGCGTCGCTGCTGGAGTTCGAGGTTGTCTTGGACGTTGCAGGTCAGAAGGCGTAG
- a CDS encoding alpha/beta fold hydrolase produces MQPSAESGLTARGGQGEPLVLVHGLMGRGSTWSRQLPWLTGLGAVYTYDALWHRGRDVADPYPISTERFVADLGAAVETLGSPAVMVGHSMGALHSWCLAACRPELVRALVVEDMAPDFRGRTTGPWEPWLHALPVEFGTAQRVYDEFGPVAGQYFLEAFDRTATGWRLHGHTKTWIEIAAEWGTRDYWEQWSRVRVPTLLMEADNSVTPEGQMRKMAETGYRTTYLHVPGAGHLIHDDAPQVYREAVESFLATLAQSP; encoded by the coding sequence ATGCAACCGTCCGCAGAAAGCGGCCTGACCGCCCGCGGCGGGCAGGGTGAGCCGCTGGTGCTGGTCCACGGTCTGATGGGCCGGGGCAGCACGTGGTCGCGGCAGCTGCCGTGGCTCACCGGGCTCGGCGCGGTGTACACCTACGACGCGCTTTGGCACCGGGGGCGCGACGTGGCCGATCCGTACCCGATCAGCACCGAACGATTCGTCGCAGACCTCGGCGCGGCCGTCGAGACGCTGGGATCGCCGGCCGTCATGGTGGGTCACTCGATGGGTGCGCTGCACTCGTGGTGCCTGGCGGCCTGTCGGCCCGAGCTGGTGCGCGCGCTCGTCGTCGAAGACATGGCGCCCGACTTCCGCGGCCGCACCACCGGCCCGTGGGAGCCCTGGCTACATGCGCTGCCGGTCGAATTCGGCACGGCGCAAAGGGTTTACGACGAGTTCGGTCCGGTTGCCGGACAGTATTTTCTCGAGGCGTTCGACCGGACCGCCACGGGTTGGCGACTACACGGTCACACGAAGACGTGGATCGAGATCGCCGCCGAATGGGGCACCCGCGACTACTGGGAGCAGTGGTCGCGGGTGCGGGTGCCCACGCTGCTGATGGAGGCCGACAACTCGGTCACCCCCGAGGGGCAGATGCGCAAAATGGCGGAGACCGGCTACCGAACCACGTATCTGCACGTGCCCGGCGCCGGTCACCTCATCCACGACGATGCGCCGCAGGTCTACCGGGAAGCGGTCGAGTCGTTCCTAGCGACGCTCGCTCAAAGCCCCTGA
- a CDS encoding helix-turn-helix domain-containing protein gives MAIKSVSALVLDGLAIFEFGVICEVFGIDRSTDGVPNFDFKVCGPEPGKPLRTSVGATLIPDHGLDDLVGADLVAIPAIGGSDYLPEALEAVRAAADSGSIILTVCSGAFVAGAAGLLDGRPCTTHWMHADELARQYPTAKVDRNVLFVDDGNLITSAGTAAGIDACLHLVRRELGSEVTNKIARRMVVPPQRDGGQRQYIDQPIPVRCSERFAPHLDWILANLDKPHTVASLAARAHMSARTFARRFVEETGRTPMQWVTDQRVLYARTLLEETDLDVDSIAERSGFGTATLLRHHFRRIIGVTPSDYRRRFSCATTEEDEAASA, from the coding sequence ATGGCAATAAAGAGCGTATCGGCGCTGGTGCTGGACGGTCTAGCGATTTTCGAGTTCGGCGTGATCTGCGAGGTCTTCGGAATCGACAGGTCAACGGACGGGGTGCCGAACTTCGACTTCAAGGTGTGCGGACCCGAGCCCGGCAAGCCGCTGCGGACGTCCGTCGGCGCGACACTCATCCCAGACCACGGACTCGACGATCTGGTCGGCGCCGATCTCGTGGCGATCCCCGCGATCGGTGGTTCGGACTATCTGCCCGAGGCGCTGGAGGCCGTTCGGGCCGCCGCGGATTCGGGGTCGATCATCCTCACGGTGTGCTCGGGCGCCTTCGTCGCGGGCGCCGCCGGACTGCTCGACGGTAGGCCGTGCACCACCCACTGGATGCATGCCGACGAGTTGGCCCGCCAGTATCCGACCGCCAAGGTCGACCGCAACGTGCTGTTCGTCGACGACGGAAATCTGATCACCAGCGCGGGCACCGCAGCGGGCATCGACGCGTGCCTGCACCTGGTCCGTCGCGAACTGGGCAGCGAGGTCACCAACAAGATTGCCCGCCGGATGGTGGTGCCGCCGCAGCGTGACGGTGGCCAACGGCAGTACATCGACCAGCCGATACCCGTGCGGTGCTCGGAACGCTTTGCGCCGCATCTGGATTGGATCCTGGCGAACCTCGACAAGCCGCACACCGTTGCGAGTTTGGCTGCGCGCGCGCACATGTCGGCGCGCACGTTCGCGCGTCGGTTCGTCGAGGAGACCGGCCGCACACCGATGCAGTGGGTCACCGATCAGCGTGTGCTCTATGCGCGCACCCTGCTGGAGGAGACCGACCTCGACGTCGACAGCATCGCCGAGCGTTCCGGTTTCGGAACGGCGACCCTGCTGCGCCACCACTTCCGCCGGATCATCGGGGTGACGCCGTCGGACTACCGGCGCCGGTTCTCCTGTGCCACTACGGAAGAGGACGAGGCCGCCAGCGCCTGA